The window TGGTTCAGGGAGGTGTCAGCTATAAGGTGATTCATATGTTTAAACAATTACCATCTGATCATCCCCACGCCATCAATGAAGAGAAGTTACAATACTATGCATCCATAAAAGATAGACCTAATGAAAGTGATATCCATACGGCATACAACAAACTAAAAAACAAGTTAGAGACGGTGACATCATGAGGAAAATAGCAATTTATGGAAAAGGTGGTATTGGTAAATCAACCACCGTATCCAATCTATCAAGAGCCCTTGCGGCAAAAGGTAAGACAGTTATGCAGATTGGTTGTGACCCCAAAGCCGATTCCACCAAGAATCTTGTAGGTGGACAGCCGATTCCGACCATTCTAAAAACCTTAAAAGAAAAAAAGAAGAATGTCCAATTAGAAGATATTATTGTTGAGGGTGATGGCGGTGTACTATGCTTGGAAGCAGGTGGACCAACGCCAGGTATTGGCTGCGCTGGTCGAGGTATTATATCCGCATTTGAGACCCTAGAGACATTGCATGCTTATGACACCTATCAACCCGATATTGTCATCTATGATGTATTAGGTGATGTGGTTTGTGGTGGTTTTGCCATGCCCCTTCGTAATGGGTATTCCGATGAAGTCTATATTGTAACCAGTGGCGAGATGATGAGTATGTATGCAGCCAGTAATATTGCTGGGGCTGTCCGACAATTCGCCAACAGAGATTATGCTTCTTTAGGAGGCTTGATACTCAACGCTAAGAACATTGAGAATGAGGAACATTTGGTACATAAGTTAAGTCAAGAAATAGGTACAGGTGTAATTCAACATATACCAAGAAATCCAGTCGTGCAGAAGGCTGAGCATCAAGGGAAAACGGTAGTAGAAGCTTATCCAGAAGATGAGATGACATATGTATACATGACATTAGCAGATAAAATTCTAAAGGAGGATTAAACCCATGAAGTTAAAAGGTTTATTAAGTGTACTATGCATCATGATACTCATAACAACAGGTTGTTCTGTAAAAAATAAAGAAGACGTCTCAGGGGATCATACACCATCTTCTAAGGTTAATGAAAATGCAGAGGATACGAAAGAAGCCATGGACCGTACAGAAAATGACAAACCTGAAAAGCCTTCCGAAACAGAAGATGATCAACCAGATGAAGAAAACAAACATCCAGAAGGCCGGGCAAAAGAAGAGGATGATCATTCAGGTGCATCTAAGAAAATGCCAGAAGCATTGACATTTGATACAATTCCTGAAAGAACAGCTGTTGGTACAGTGGGTTTAACCGAGCTATTTGACGCCCTTAATATTGACTTAGTAGGTGTACCATCTTCAAGGTCCTATTCTGTGCCTAAGCGTTATGCAGATTTACCAACCATTGGTATGAGCATGCAGCCAGATATGGAGATTCTTAAAAGCCTTGATGTAGATATGTTTATAACGGATGCAAGCTTGCAAAGTGGTTTGGAAAAGAGTCTTGCTGACAAAAAAATTAAGGCTGCCTTTGTAGCTGCCAGTGGTTATGATGATATTATGTTCTCCATTACCTCCATTGGTAACGCTTTTGGAAAGATGGAAGAAGCAGCAGAACTCATTAAAAAAATGCAAAGTAAAGAATTGAAAGTGATGGAAAAAATAAAAGACAAAGAGAAGAAAAAAGTCATGATTATCTTTGGTACCCCAGAGAGTTTTATGTTAGCTACAGATGGTGCTTACATTGGTGATTTAGCTCATCGTCTTGGACTAGAAAATGTAACAGATACCTTAGAAGGGAAGAGTCCTTTTTTACCATTTAGTATTGAGAACGTGGTATCCATGGACCCCGATGTCATTTTACGTTTTACCCACGCAGATCCAGAAACAAGTCGGAAAATGTTTGAAAAAGAGTTTTCAGAAAATCCAGTGTGGAACGCTCTAAGTGCGGTTAAACAGGAACAGGTATATGACCTTGACCCTCATTATTTTGGGGTTGTAGCCAATATACGTTGTGCAGAGGCGCTTAGTCAATTAGCTGATATGATCTATGGTGAATAAGCCATGGCAAAAAAATGGTTATCCGTAAAGCTTATCATCATAGCAATAGGACTAATTCTGGCTATTTTGCTAGGTATTTGTCTTGGAAGTGTACCTATTAGCCTAAGTGAGATCATGGAAAGCTTAACCACAAGTGAATACACGGTGAAAAAAGCCATTATCTTAGATATTCGGCTACCTCGTGTATGGATGGCAGTTCTGGTTGGCGCTAATCTCTCGGCTAGTGGAGCGCTTTTGCAAGCAGTGATGCGAAACCCCCTAGCTGACCCAGGGATAACAGGCGTATCAGCTGGAGCAAGTTTAGTAGCCATTATTATTCTGTTATTGTTTCCAACGTATGTTGTGCTTGTACCAATCGGTGCTTTTATAGGTGGCATGATAGCTTGTGGCATTGTCTACATACTCGCTTGGAAAAATGGGCAAATAGAGCCTATTCGTATTGTCTTAGCTGGTGTGGCAGTTAATGCTATATTAGGAGGTGCCACAGGTCTATTGTCCCTTCTTAATTCCGATAAGATACAAGGGGTTATGTTATGGACCAATGGTTCTTTAGCTAAAGTATCTTGGCCAGATATAAAGATTATGACCATCTATACAATCATAGGCATCTTACTAGCACTTGTATGCATACGTATTGCAAATGTGTTGCAGCTGGGGGATGATGTGGCCAAGAATCTTGGCTACAATGTGAATCGTACAAGGATATTTATATCGGTAGTTGCTGTTTTTTTAGCGGGCATTAGTGTGGCTTTTGTGGGTATTATAGGCTTTGTAGGACTGGTTGTACCCCATATTGTTCGTTTGCTTTTTGGTTCGGATTACAAATGGTTACTGCCTGTCAGCATGCTGATGGGTGGAGCTGTATTGGTTGCAGCGGATACGCTGGCAAGAATGATAGCAGCGCCTATTGAATTGCCTGTGGGGACCATGATGGCCATGTTAGGCGGTCCATTCTTTTTATATCTGTTAAGAAGGGGGAATAGAAGATGATTAGGCTTCAAAACATTGTATTTTCCTATAATGAGAAACCATTTATAGATGAGCTAAGTCTCCATATAAAAAAAGGTGAGATACTGTCCATCGTTGGTCCAAATGGATCTGGTAAGTCCACCATACTGAAAAACATCACCAGAAAACTGGATTATGCTAAAGGGGCTATCTATATTGAACAAGAAAACATTCGAGGATTGTCCCCTAAAAAAATAGCCAAAAAGATGGCTTCTCTAAGTCAGCATCAAGGTTCCACCGTTGATTTTACTGTTCGACAGTTAATCCACTATGGGCGTATGCCTCATAAAAAATGGTATGAACCTTTGGGGGATGATGACCAACAACAAATTAACTGGGCAATGGATAAAACAGGGGTCGTACAACTAGCAGACCAGCCGGTTATGACGTTATCTGGAGGTGAAAGACAACGGGTATGGATAGCCATGACTTTAGCACAAAACCCTAAGGTTCTATTGTTAGATGAGCCCACTACGTATCTGGATATTTGTCATCAACTGGAAATATTGGATCTTATTCATGAGTTAAACAAAGAACTGAATATGACGGTTATTATGGTGCTTCATGACTTGAATCAAGCCTGCCAATATTCTCACCGAGTATGTGTCATGAAAGAAGGCCGGATTGAGTGTCTTGGAAAGCCCCAAGAAATATTCTGTTCAAAACTCATAAGAGATGTTTACCGCGTAGAAGCCGTTGTCAGTCATGAAGAAGGAAAAGTCCATATACGCCCCATGAAAGTATTTAAAGGAGGTAAAATAACATGTTAAAAGAGGACTATCGTTTGTCCAACATTCAAGAAGATAAAGATGTCAAAAGTCTGAGTAAAGCTCAGTTTCCTGGACCTCACTGTCCTTTGTTCGGCGCCATTATGACAGCTTCCTATATAGAAGACCTTACGTTATTAATTATTGGTACAGAAGAATGTACCTATTATGGAAAAGATTTTGCCATGACCCGCCAAAATGGAAAAGACCAGGTGTATGCTGCTGTTTTAGAGCAACACGATATTACCTTTGGCTGTGAATCAGATCTTAGAGAAATGATCCTTAAGATTGACCGTGAAGATAGACCCAAAGCACTGATGGTCATCACCACTTGTGTGGTGGAATTGGTGGGTGAAGATGTAGCAAGTATACTGCATAGTCTTCGGGAAGAAGTAGATACCAAGTTGCTGATTGTTCATACAGAGCATTTCAAGTGTAATAGTCATATTGACGGCATGGAAAAAACGTTAGCCCAATTGGCATACTTAATGGAAACAAAAAGGAAGAAAGAAAAAGCTGTTAATATCCTTGGCTTTAAATATGAGGGTGTCGAGCAGACGGAACTTTATGTATTATTAGAAGATGAAGGTATTGATGTAGCCATGACAATACCAACCAAAGTAACCATTGAAAGCATAGCAGAAGCAACTTCAAGTGCGCTGAATATTGTGGTGGATGCAACAGCTCTTCCTTTAGCAAAAGCTATGGAACAGCAATTCCAAATACCTTATGTGGATTTTGGCATGGGATTGGACCTGGATCGTATTGCTAATTGTTATAAGGAAATAAGCGATTATCTGGGTATAGCCTTACATAAAAAGATTGAAGAAAAATACAATGAGGTAGCCGACCGTATGGAGAAAGTAGAAAATGGGCTTCAAGGTAAGACATTTATTTATGGGAACACGCCTTTTGACTGCTTTGCCTTTAGTGAATTTCTAATGGAACTGGGGATGGAACCCCTTATTATTCAGTGTCGTGAATTACTGCCATCCCATGGTGAAGTCATGATGCGCATGCTTAATCGTCATGTCAATCCTTATATCCTACGCATGGCTAATGTTGCACCGCTTAGAAGGATATATGGAACACTCAAACCAGATTATTACTTTGGCCATGAAAGTCCCATGGAGCTTAGTAAACATCATATTACTCAAATTGTTACTGATACGTGTGCTAAAAAAATCGGATTCGAGAAAGTCATGGCCGTTATAGATGCTATACAAGAAGAGCAAGGTATATTTAGCCTGATGGGTGAACATAAAAAAAATAACAGTGATGAGCAAGTTAGAAACAAAATTAAACATATGACCAACATGCCTGAATCCATGAAAAAAATGCTTCTGAATATGAAAAGCATACCTGATGCGATGCAAGAAGCGCTGCTTACATTAGATGACAATGCGCCTATGGAAAGTATGATGCAAGGACATGGTGCGCATATGATGATGAGGAGGTCTTAACATGAAATTATATAAAAATTATCCCATTGCATCAGATCGTATGGGTATGTTATGGGCACTAAATGGTATTCATGATGCTTGCATTATTGAATTTGGTCCAGCCGGAACCACACATTTTTCTATTGAAGGGTTAATGCAGTTTGGGGCCACCGTCCACGCTAAGACATTTACCACACATATGGATGAACATGACGTGACTTTTGGCAACGAAGAACGACTAGTGGATGCCATCTTAGAGGTTGATAAAGTGGAGAAACCAGCTTACATTTTTGTATTAGGGTCCTCCATAACATCCATCATTGGAATTGACCTTGAAGGTGTTAGGCTACAAGTACAGGATGACATTGATAGTCAAATTATTCTTCTTCCAGACTGTGATTTTCAAAGGAATTTCCGTCAGGGGATAGAAGAAGTTAATACAATCTTGGTCAGAGAAATAGCACTTAAAAATTCTACTCAGGACAAACAACCTGTATTTAATTTACTTGGACTAGGTATACATGATTATAACCATCGTAGTGATTATTATGAAATTAAACGGCTAATGTGGGAATATTTTTCATTGGATATAGGCACAACGTTTACATTGGATACATCCATTGAGGCAATTGCACAGGCTTCAAAAGCTATGATTAACTTGGTTGTTAACAAAGAAGGATTAGAAGCAGCTAAGATCCTAGAAGTGGTTTATAAGCAACCTTATGTGGATATGCGTCCCTATGGAGTGGCCAATACCAGGCACTGGCTTGCCTGTATTGGGGAACAATTAAATCGTGCTGTACCTGATGATATATGTCAAGAAGAATTAAAAGAGATTGCTTACAAAGAAAACATGTTAAAACGACGCATTAAGCAATTGGAGCATGCTGATATCTATGTCAATCAGGATACCATGGATACCAGCGCCTTAGAAGCGTACTTATCCAGTTTAGGGTTTCAATTAACAGATAATAAGGACAATGCCTGCCTAGTATGGACCAATGGTATTGAAGCCCTTACCAGTAAAAAAGCCATACAGATATCACATCCAAGCTTCCATCAAGAAAGGCAATACCCCTATACACCAATGATGGGTATACGAGGTACCCATTATCTGCTGCAAGAAATAGGCAATACATTGACAAAAGCGCTGCTGCAAGACTAAGGCATTATGCAAATATTTGGAAGCATGCTACATAACATAAAAAGGTAATTATGTGAAACCTTTGTATTAAAAAGAAGGAGGATGTGCAATATGGGTACAACCATTGATAAGAACAAACAAAAAGAGATGATTTTAAAAGATAATTTATGGCTGGTAATGTTTAAATTATCCTGGCCGGCAGTCGTCGCCATGGTTTTATATGGTTTAAATACGGTTTTTGATGCTATTTTTGTAGGTCAGTTTGTAGGGGAAGATGCCCTAGCTGGGGTTTCTCTAGCTTATCCATTATCCCAACTAACATTGGGAATAGGGTCTCTCATTGGCGTAGGAGCAGGTTCAGCACTTAGCATTGCTTTAGGAGCAGAAGACCATCCTACACAAAAACGTATACTTGGTAATGCCAACTATCTATCCATTGTAACAGGTGTAATCTTTATGATTATTGGACTTATTTTTGCAGTACCGTTAGTAAGAATTATGGGCGGTAGTGGTGAGATCTTAACATTGGGCGCTAATTATTTTAGAGTGACCGTGTACGGGGCTATTTTCTGGATTGCTGGATTAGCAACGAACATGATTGTAAGGTCAGAAGGAAAGATGAAATCAGCAGCAGTGATGATGGGGATTGGTCTTGTTGTTAATATCATTGCAAACTATATCCTTATTGGTGTTTTAGGCCTTGGGGTAGAGGGAGCAGCTTGGGGAACGAATCTTGGTATGTTGGTTTATACCTTATCATCCCTTATGTATTTTGTTAAAGGGAAAGCTACCTTTGAAGCCAATCCTTTTTCCATCCGTCGTGATAAAAAAATCGTTAAAGCCATGATGTCAATGGGAATGCCTTCTTTGATTATGACAGTAATGGGTTTAATTCAGGCCATTGTGGTGTTAAATGCCATTAGTCATGTAGGTACCACATTTGATTTAGCCTTTTATGGTGTTGTATTCCGGATATTCACCTTTTTGTTAACACCTATTTTTGGTTTAATGCGGGCTCTTCAACCTGTTATTGGCATTAATTACGGTGGACAGAGAAATGATAGGGTCATTAAGAGTTTTAAAATATTTGCTATAACCAGTGGGCTGATTATGCTTCCGTTTTGGGCGGTCATTATGGTGACACCTCAGCTTGCACTTAACCTGATGATGCCTGGGAAAGTATTTGACACAAGTCATCTGATGAATTTCAGGATATTTATGGCTTTATTACCCATTATGCCCATGTTTTTTATGTCCATGACTTTCTTCCCAGCCATAAATAAAGCTAA is drawn from Vallitalea pronyensis and contains these coding sequences:
- a CDS encoding nucleotide-binding protein, whose translation is MRKIAIYGKGGIGKSTTVSNLSRALAAKGKTVMQIGCDPKADSTKNLVGGQPIPTILKTLKEKKKNVQLEDIIVEGDGGVLCLEAGGPTPGIGCAGRGIISAFETLETLHAYDTYQPDIVIYDVLGDVVCGGFAMPLRNGYSDEVYIVTSGEMMSMYAASNIAGAVRQFANRDYASLGGLILNAKNIENEEHLVHKLSQEIGTGVIQHIPRNPVVQKAEHQGKTVVEAYPEDEMTYVYMTLADKILKED
- a CDS encoding nitrogenase component 1; this translates as MLKEDYRLSNIQEDKDVKSLSKAQFPGPHCPLFGAIMTASYIEDLTLLIIGTEECTYYGKDFAMTRQNGKDQVYAAVLEQHDITFGCESDLREMILKIDREDRPKALMVITTCVVELVGEDVASILHSLREEVDTKLLIVHTEHFKCNSHIDGMEKTLAQLAYLMETKRKKEKAVNILGFKYEGVEQTELYVLLEDEGIDVAMTIPTKVTIESIAEATSSALNIVVDATALPLAKAMEQQFQIPYVDFGMGLDLDRIANCYKEISDYLGIALHKKIEEKYNEVADRMEKVENGLQGKTFIYGNTPFDCFAFSEFLMELGMEPLIIQCRELLPSHGEVMMRMLNRHVNPYILRMANVAPLRRIYGTLKPDYYFGHESPMELSKHHITQIVTDTCAKKIGFEKVMAVIDAIQEEQGIFSLMGEHKKNNSDEQVRNKIKHMTNMPESMKKMLLNMKSIPDAMQEALLTLDDNAPMESMMQGHGAHMMMRRS
- a CDS encoding nitrogenase component 1 — encoded protein: MKLYKNYPIASDRMGMLWALNGIHDACIIEFGPAGTTHFSIEGLMQFGATVHAKTFTTHMDEHDVTFGNEERLVDAILEVDKVEKPAYIFVLGSSITSIIGIDLEGVRLQVQDDIDSQIILLPDCDFQRNFRQGIEEVNTILVREIALKNSTQDKQPVFNLLGLGIHDYNHRSDYYEIKRLMWEYFSLDIGTTFTLDTSIEAIAQASKAMINLVVNKEGLEAAKILEVVYKQPYVDMRPYGVANTRHWLACIGEQLNRAVPDDICQEELKEIAYKENMLKRRIKQLEHADIYVNQDTMDTSALEAYLSSLGFQLTDNKDNACLVWTNGIEALTSKKAIQISHPSFHQERQYPYTPMMGIRGTHYLLQEIGNTLTKALLQD
- a CDS encoding MATE family efflux transporter, with the translated sequence MGTTIDKNKQKEMILKDNLWLVMFKLSWPAVVAMVLYGLNTVFDAIFVGQFVGEDALAGVSLAYPLSQLTLGIGSLIGVGAGSALSIALGAEDHPTQKRILGNANYLSIVTGVIFMIIGLIFAVPLVRIMGGSGEILTLGANYFRVTVYGAIFWIAGLATNMIVRSEGKMKSAAVMMGIGLVVNIIANYILIGVLGLGVEGAAWGTNLGMLVYTLSSLMYFVKGKATFEANPFSIRRDKKIVKAMMSMGMPSLIMTVMGLIQAIVVLNAISHVGTTFDLAFYGVVFRIFTFLLTPIFGLMRALQPVIGINYGGQRNDRVIKSFKIFAITSGLIMLPFWAVIMVTPQLALNLMMPGKVFDTSHLMNFRIFMALLPIMPMFFMSMTFFPAINKAKPASVIGIARQVIFYVPVMMILPRLFGIQWVYIGTFSIDFILTIGIIILISKEFNRLRGNTAPLKPNFEHAG
- a CDS encoding ABC transporter ATP-binding protein — protein: MIRLQNIVFSYNEKPFIDELSLHIKKGEILSIVGPNGSGKSTILKNITRKLDYAKGAIYIEQENIRGLSPKKIAKKMASLSQHQGSTVDFTVRQLIHYGRMPHKKWYEPLGDDDQQQINWAMDKTGVVQLADQPVMTLSGGERQRVWIAMTLAQNPKVLLLDEPTTYLDICHQLEILDLIHELNKELNMTVIMVLHDLNQACQYSHRVCVMKEGRIECLGKPQEIFCSKLIRDVYRVEAVVSHEEGKVHIRPMKVFKGGKITC
- a CDS encoding FecCD family ABC transporter permease, giving the protein MAKKWLSVKLIIIAIGLILAILLGICLGSVPISLSEIMESLTTSEYTVKKAIILDIRLPRVWMAVLVGANLSASGALLQAVMRNPLADPGITGVSAGASLVAIIILLLFPTYVVLVPIGAFIGGMIACGIVYILAWKNGQIEPIRIVLAGVAVNAILGGATGLLSLLNSDKIQGVMLWTNGSLAKVSWPDIKIMTIYTIIGILLALVCIRIANVLQLGDDVAKNLGYNVNRTRIFISVVAVFLAGISVAFVGIIGFVGLVVPHIVRLLFGSDYKWLLPVSMLMGGAVLVAADTLARMIAAPIELPVGTMMAMLGGPFFLYLLRRGNRR
- a CDS encoding ABC transporter substrate-binding protein produces the protein MKLKGLLSVLCIMILITTGCSVKNKEDVSGDHTPSSKVNENAEDTKEAMDRTENDKPEKPSETEDDQPDEENKHPEGRAKEEDDHSGASKKMPEALTFDTIPERTAVGTVGLTELFDALNIDLVGVPSSRSYSVPKRYADLPTIGMSMQPDMEILKSLDVDMFITDASLQSGLEKSLADKKIKAAFVAASGYDDIMFSITSIGNAFGKMEEAAELIKKMQSKELKVMEKIKDKEKKKVMIIFGTPESFMLATDGAYIGDLAHRLGLENVTDTLEGKSPFLPFSIENVVSMDPDVILRFTHADPETSRKMFEKEFSENPVWNALSAVKQEQVYDLDPHYFGVVANIRCAEALSQLADMIYGE